Within the Pseudomonas putida genome, the region CGTACATGGCAGTAGCTGTCGCTGCCCAGGCGTTCACTGACGTCGGCGGTCACCTGCAGTGAGCCGGGTGTGCCGTGCCCAGTGCTGGCGATGTTCAGGTGCTCCGGGCGGATGCCCAGCGTCACGGGGCTGCCAGCGGGCAGGGCGTCTGCGCTCAGTGCCAGGCTGACACGGGCGCCGCACTCAAGGGTGACCTCGCTCTGTGTGCCCTGGCTGTGGCTCAGGTGGCCGCGCAGAAAGCCCATTTTCGGGGTGCCGAGAAAACCTGCGACGAACAGGTTGGCCGGGTGGTGGTACAGCTCCAGCGGCGAGCCGACCTGCTCGATGCGCCCGCCGTTGAGCACCACCACCTTGTCGGCCAGGGTCATAGCCTCGACCTGGTCGTGGGTCACGTAGATCATGGTCGCGGCCAGCTCCTGGTGCAGGCGCGCAAGCTCCAGCCGCATCTGCACGCGCAGGGCGGCGTCGAGGTTCGACAGCGGCTCATCGAACAGGAAAATCTTCGGGTTGCGCACGATCGCCCGGCCGATCGCCACCCGCTGGCGCTGGCCACCCGACAGTTGCCGCGGCTTGCGTTCGAGCAACGGTTGCAGTTCGAGGATGCGTGCGGCGTTGTCGACTTTGGCCTGCACGTCACGCTTGTCCACGCCGGCCAGGTCCAAGGCGAACGACAGGTTCTTGCGAACGGTCATGTGCGGGTAAAGCGCGTAGGTTTGGAACACCATGGCCAGGTCACGTTTGGCCGGGGCGGTGTCAGTGATGTCGACGCCGTCCAGGGTGATATGGCCGCCGCTGACCTCCTCAAGCCCGGCGATCAGCCGCAGCAGGGTCGACTTGCCACACCCGGACGGGCCGACGAAGACCACGAACTCACGGTCGCGCACCTCCAGGTCGATGCCCTTGATGATGGCGTGGCCATCGAAGCCTTTGTGCAGGTTGCGGATCTTCAGGTCAGCCATGGCGAATGTCCTCTGCGGCGGCCGGCAATGGGGTTGATCGAGCAGGTGTCGCGGGGAGCTGGGTCATTTGACGGCCCCGAACGAGAGGCCACGCACCAGCTGCTTTTGGCTGATCCAGCCGAAAATCAGGATGGGCGCGCAGGCCAGGGTCGAGACGGCCGAAAGCTTGGCCCAGAACAGCCCCTCGGGGCTTGAGTAGGAGGCCACCAGCGC harbors:
- a CDS encoding ABC transporter ATP-binding protein yields the protein MADLKIRNLHKGFDGHAIIKGIDLEVRDREFVVFVGPSGCGKSTLLRLIAGLEEVSGGHITLDGVDITDTAPAKRDLAMVFQTYALYPHMTVRKNLSFALDLAGVDKRDVQAKVDNAARILELQPLLERKPRQLSGGQRQRVAIGRAIVRNPKIFLFDEPLSNLDAALRVQMRLELARLHQELAATMIYVTHDQVEAMTLADKVVVLNGGRIEQVGSPLELYHHPANLFVAGFLGTPKMGFLRGHLSHSQGTQSEVTLECGARVSLALSADALPAGSPVTLGIRPEHLNIASTGHGTPGSLQVTADVSERLGSDSYCHVRAGSGEMLTVRVRGDFAPAYGAPLDLTFDPGHCHLFDSNGQALDKRLQHAA